From Homalodisca vitripennis isolate AUS2020 chromosome 1, UT_GWSS_2.1, whole genome shotgun sequence, the proteins below share one genomic window:
- the LOC124356462 gene encoding speedy protein A-like: protein MNIFAPLKVFNLFYSPPKSLKNESCSYQHIVFEQNQSEEITNNLVHIDKYYVEHIIHFLHLIDEDEIIQQFLKYDRCYVYADKYLLSMVFVYFIRSRLPFSSYNRLNFFAALYLAHDMEEDDEDLKSCLPRWALPRSFKHGAESLLVQVRCNLWAAMDFRACVSLQCCLQVMDSMKDCTLWTRERRQVHGGAIRSYVLQPQCDLCLIPRIRCYNTDLESSSSEDSSDEDEEWFLPSKKFKFAEE from the exons ATGAATATATTTGCTCCActtaaagttttcaatttattttattcacctcCTAAAAGTCTAAAAAACGAATCTTGCAGCTACCAACACATAGTATTTGAGCAAAATCAGAGTGaagaaattacaaacaatttagttcatattGATAAGTATTATGTTGAACACATCATACATTTTCTCCATCTAATAG ATGAAGATGAGATCATTCAACAGTTTCTGAAGTACGATCGTTGTTATGTATATGCTGACAAATATCTTCTCTCCATGGTGTTTGTTTACTTCATAAGATCTCGTCTTCCTTTTTCTAGTTACAACCGTCTCAATTTCTTTGCAGCTTT ATACCTGGCTCATGACATGGAGGAGGATGACGAAGACTTGAAATCCTGTCTTCCTCGCTGGGCCCTTCCTCGCAGTTTTAAACATGGAGCAGAAAGTCTGCTTGTGCAGGTGCGCTGCAACTTGTGGGCAGCCATGGACTTCAGGGCCTGTGTCAGCTTGCAGTGTTGTCTCCAG GTGATGGACAGTATGAAGGATTGTACGTTGTGGACCCGTGAAAGACGTCAAGTTCATGGAGGAGCAATCCGTAGTTATGTACTACAACCTCAGTGTGATCTCTGTCTCATACCTCGCATTCGCTGTTACAACACTGACT TGGAATCCAGCAGCTCGGAGGACAGCAGTGATGAGGATGAGGAATGGTTCCTGCCTTCCAAGAAGTTCAAGTTTGCAGAAGAATGA